In one Pseudomonadota bacterium genomic region, the following are encoded:
- the fabG gene encoding 3-oxoacyl-[acyl-carrier-protein] reductase — MFDLTGKSALVTGASGGIGGAIARALHGAGATVGLSGTRVDPLTALAAELGDRAHVLPCNLSDAEAVAALPKQAIEAMGSLDILVNNAGVTKDNLFMRMSEEEWATVLDINLTSTMRLCKGVVRPMMKSRWGRIINVTSIVGVTGNPGQVNYAASKAGMVGLSKSLAYEVASRGITVNCVAPGMVETAMTDKLNDEQKGAILGQIPMGRMGSGDEIAAAVLFLASSEAGYVTGTTLHVNGGMAML; from the coding sequence ATGTTTGACCTAACCGGAAAATCGGCCCTCGTAACCGGTGCCTCGGGCGGGATTGGCGGGGCCATCGCCAGGGCGCTGCACGGCGCCGGTGCCACGGTGGGGCTGTCGGGCACGCGGGTCGATCCGCTGACCGCGTTGGCCGCGGAACTGGGCGATCGCGCGCATGTCTTGCCCTGCAACCTCTCAGATGCCGAGGCGGTGGCCGCGCTCCCGAAGCAGGCGATCGAGGCCATGGGAAGCCTCGACATCCTTGTGAACAACGCTGGCGTGACGAAGGACAATCTCTTCATGCGGATGTCCGAGGAGGAGTGGGCGACGGTCCTTGACATCAACCTCACCTCCACCATGCGGCTCTGCAAGGGCGTGGTGCGCCCGATGATGAAATCCCGCTGGGGGCGCATCATCAACGTCACCTCCATCGTGGGCGTCACGGGCAATCCCGGGCAGGTCAACTATGCCGCCTCGAAGGCCGGGATGGTCGGCCTCTCGAAGAGCCTCGCCTATGAAGTGGCCTCCCGCGGGATCACCGTGAACTGCGTGGCGCCGGGCATGGTGGAGACCGCCATGACCGACAAACTCAATGACGAGCAGAAGGGTGCGATCCTCGGTCAGATCCCCATGGGGCGCATGGGATCGGGCGACGAGATCGCCGCAGCCGTGCTTTTCCTCGCGTCTTCCGAGGCGGGCTATGTCACGGGCACGACGCTGCACGTCAACGGTGGCATGGCAATGCTTTGA
- a CDS encoding DUF1697 domain-containing protein: MRYAAFLRAVNVAGQGKLPMAELRALCAGLGFTNVRTYIQSGNAVFDGEGPVRAALERALRVHMGRPAGVVLRTGPELEDLLAAMPFPEAAPNRVGVMLFNEELGELSAADQFLAGQTDEEVVPGPRALLIHFPSGMGRSKLRIPGAAHGTMRNLNTLRKVAGMVDGP, from the coding sequence ATGCGATATGCGGCGTTTCTCCGGGCTGTGAACGTGGCGGGACAGGGCAAGCTTCCCATGGCCGAACTGCGCGCGCTCTGTGCGGGACTCGGGTTCACGAACGTTCGAACCTACATCCAATCGGGCAATGCCGTCTTCGACGGGGAGGGCCCCGTGCGCGCGGCGCTCGAGCGCGCGCTCAGGGTGCATATGGGCCGGCCCGCGGGTGTCGTCCTGCGCACCGGTCCGGAGCTCGAAGACCTGCTCGCAGCCATGCCCTTTCCCGAAGCCGCTCCGAACCGCGTGGGCGTCATGCTCTTCAACGAGGAGCTCGGAGAACTCTCCGCAGCAGATCAATTTCTGGCGGGGCAGACCGATGAAGAGGTCGTGCCCGGCCCGCGCGCGCTCCTCATCCATTTTCCCTCGGGCATGGGCCGCTCGAAGCTTCGCATTCCCGGCGCGGCGCACGGCACGATGCGCAATCTCAACACGCTTCGGAAGGTCGCGGGCATGGTGGACGGGCCTTAG
- the rpsF gene encoding 30S ribosomal protein S6: MPLYEHVFIARQDLSSAQAESLIEHFGSVLSDNGGTLVENEYWGVKTMAYKINKNRKGHYAFLKTDAPAPAVQEMERLMRLHDDVMRVLTIKVDGHDEGPSIQMQKRDERDRGDRPRRDRGDRD; this comes from the coding sequence ATGCCGCTTTACGAGCATGTATTCATTGCGCGCCAGGATCTGTCCTCCGCGCAGGCCGAATCACTCATCGAACATTTTGGCTCCGTGCTGTCCGACAATGGCGGCACGCTCGTGGAAAACGAGTACTGGGGCGTCAAGACGATGGCCTACAAGATCAACAAGAACCGCAAAGGCCACTACGCCTTCCTGAAGACGGACGCGCCCGCGCCCGCCGTGCAGGAAATGGAGCGCCTGATGCGCCTCCATGATGACGTGATGCGCGTCCTCACGATCAAGGTCGACGGCCACGACGAAGGCCCGTCCATCCAGATGCAAAAGCGCGACGAACGCGACCGTGGTGACCGGCCCCGCCGGGACCGTGGCGACCGCGACTGA
- a CDS encoding GNAT family N-acetyltransferase: protein MIVEEVHEGCGALCRDVLLGLPEWFGNPGAVDRYAAFADSPEATMLAAREAGETLGMLTLKLHYGTQCEIHVLGVRASHHRRGVGRALLRAAEARGRAEGCTFLGVKTLGETNPDPHYARTRAFYRALGFVPYERLDTLWGAETPCLLMIKPL from the coding sequence ATGATCGTCGAAGAGGTACACGAGGGGTGCGGAGCGCTTTGCCGTGACGTGCTTCTCGGCCTGCCGGAGTGGTTCGGCAATCCCGGGGCAGTGGACCGCTACGCAGCCTTCGCGGACAGCCCTGAGGCCACCATGCTTGCCGCGCGCGAGGCTGGTGAGACGCTCGGTATGCTCACGTTGAAGCTCCACTACGGGACGCAGTGCGAGATCCATGTCCTGGGCGTTCGCGCGTCCCATCACAGGCGCGGCGTGGGCCGGGCGCTCCTGCGCGCAGCGGAGGCGCGGGGCCGGGCGGAGGGCTGCACCTTTCTCGGTGTGAAGACCCTGGGCGAGACCAATCCCGATCCGCACTATGCCCGGACGCGTGCCTTCTACCGCGCCTTGGGCTTTGTGCCCTATGAGCGCCTCGATACGCTCTGGGGGGCGGAGACGCCCTGCCTCCTGATGATCAAGCCCCTCTAG
- the rpsR gene encoding 30S ribosomal protein S18: MAAKPFFRRRKVCPFSGENAPKIDYKDTRLLQRYISERGKIVPSRITAVSAKKQRELARAIKRARFLALLPYAVK, translated from the coding sequence ATGGCAGCCAAACCATTCTTCCGCCGTCGCAAGGTGTGCCCGTTCTCCGGAGAGAACGCACCCAAGATCGACTACAAGGACACCCGCCTCCTGCAGCGCTACATCTCCGAGCGCGGCAAGATCGTGCCCAGCCGCATCACCGCCGTTTCGGCCAAGAAGCAGCGCGAACTCGCGCGCGCCATCAAGCGCGCCCGCTTCCTCGCGCTCCTGCCCTACGCCGTGAAGTAA
- a CDS encoding lytic transglycosylase domain-containing protein gives MIRSLLLALATVLVTACSAPATEPATPPAPPAAAAPAIPLHPNETPELRAKINFWADHYALPRSLVHRLAIRESTHRPWARHGPYWGLLQILPATARSMGFEGAPSDLLDADTNLEFALKYLRGAWLLSDGDEATAIKWYARGYWHEAKRRGMLEETGLVSN, from the coding sequence TTGATCCGCAGTCTTCTTCTGGCGCTGGCCACCGTGCTCGTCACGGCCTGCAGTGCCCCCGCGACGGAGCCCGCAACGCCGCCCGCGCCACCGGCCGCTGCCGCGCCCGCAATCCCGCTGCACCCGAACGAGACGCCGGAGCTGCGTGCGAAGATCAATTTCTGGGCTGATCACTACGCGCTGCCGCGCAGCCTCGTGCATCGTCTCGCCATCCGGGAGAGCACGCATCGTCCGTGGGCGCGCCACGGTCCATATTGGGGCCTTTTGCAGATCCTTCCCGCCACTGCGCGCTCGATGGGCTTCGAAGGCGCGCCGAGCGACCTGCTCGACGCCGATACCAACCTCGAATTTGCCCTCAAATACCTGCGCGGCGCATGGCTTCTGTCCGACGGTGACGAGGCCACCGCGATCAAGTGGTATGCCCGGGGCTATTGGCACGAGGCCAAGCGGCGCGGAATGCTCGAGGAAACAGGGCTTGTCAGCAACTAA
- the fabF gene encoding beta-ketoacyl-ACP synthase II — MRRVVVTGLGMVSPLADGVEATWRRLLAGESGAGTITRFDAAHLATTYACEIPREGEDAFVPDDYMEPKEQRKVDEFIVYGMAAAVQAVESSGWVADTAEKQERTGVMIGSGIGGLSAIADTAVLLKERGPRRVSPFFIPSALINLVSGQVSIRFGFRGPNHAVVTACSTGAHAIGDAARLIALDDADVMIAGGAESPISEIGIAGFNACKALSTKRGNDPTAASRPYDADRDGFVMGEGAGVVVLEEYEHAKARGATIYAEVCGYGLSGDAYHITAPSETGEGGGRSMAAAIKRAGIEPKHLDYINAHGTSTMADTIELGAVERMMGEDAGTVTMSSTKSSTGHLLGAAGAIEAIFSILAIRDQVAPPTLNLETPAVETAIDLAPLAKRSREITYALSNSFGFGGTNASVIFGKV, encoded by the coding sequence ATGCGGCGCGTTGTCGTGACAGGCCTTGGCATGGTGTCACCCCTGGCAGACGGAGTGGAGGCGACTTGGCGTCGGCTTCTGGCGGGCGAAAGCGGCGCGGGCACCATCACGCGCTTCGACGCCGCGCATTTGGCGACGACCTATGCCTGCGAGATCCCGCGCGAGGGTGAGGACGCCTTCGTGCCCGACGATTACATGGAGCCGAAGGAGCAGCGGAAGGTGGACGAGTTCATCGTCTACGGGATGGCGGCCGCCGTCCAGGCGGTAGAAAGCTCTGGTTGGGTGGCCGACACCGCCGAAAAGCAGGAGCGCACCGGCGTCATGATCGGGTCCGGGATCGGCGGGCTGTCGGCCATCGCCGATACCGCTGTGCTCCTGAAGGAACGCGGCCCGCGCCGCGTGTCCCCCTTCTTCATCCCCTCGGCGCTCATCAATCTTGTTTCCGGGCAGGTCTCGATCCGCTTCGGCTTCCGCGGGCCAAACCACGCCGTCGTCACGGCGTGCTCCACGGGCGCCCATGCCATCGGCGATGCCGCGCGCCTCATCGCGCTCGACGACGCGGATGTGATGATTGCGGGCGGTGCCGAAAGCCCGATCAGCGAGATCGGTATCGCGGGCTTCAATGCCTGCAAGGCGCTCTCCACCAAGCGCGGTAACGATCCCACCGCGGCAAGCCGCCCCTACGACGCGGACCGCGACGGCTTTGTCATGGGCGAGGGTGCGGGGGTCGTCGTGCTTGAGGAATACGAGCACGCCAAGGCCCGCGGCGCCACGATTTACGCCGAGGTCTGCGGCTACGGGCTCTCGGGCGATGCCTACCACATCACTGCGCCGAGCGAGACGGGCGAGGGCGGCGGCCGCTCCATGGCCGCGGCCATCAAGCGGGCCGGGATCGAGCCGAAGCACCTCGACTACATCAACGCGCATGGCACCTCGACGATGGCTGACACCATCGAGCTCGGCGCTGTGGAGCGGATGATGGGCGAGGATGCGGGGACGGTGACGATGTCCTCCACCAAGTCCTCGACGGGGCATCTCCTTGGGGCCGCCGGAGCCATCGAGGCGATCTTTTCGATCCTCGCGATCCGGGATCAGGTCGCCCCGCCCACGCTCAATCTCGAGACACCCGCCGTCGAGACCGCCATCGACCTTGCGCCGCTCGCCAAGCGCAGCCGCGAGATCACGTATGCGCTGTCGAATTCCTTCGGCTTTGGCGGCACCAATGCGAGCGTCATCTTCGGAAAGGTCTGA
- a CDS encoding acyl carrier protein, whose amino-acid sequence MSDVSDRVKKIVVEHLGVDEAKVQDSASFIDDLGADSLDTVELVMAFEEEFGIEIPDDAAETIQTFGDAVKFIKEAT is encoded by the coding sequence ATGAGCGACGTTTCCGATCGCGTGAAGAAAATTGTGGTGGAGCACCTCGGTGTGGACGAAGCGAAGGTACAGGACAGCGCTTCCTTCATCGACGACCTCGGCGCGGACAGCCTCGACACCGTGGAACTCGTAATGGCCTTCGAAGAAGAGTTCGGCATCGAGATCCCCGATGATGCGGCGGAGACGATCCAGACCTTCGGCGACGCGGTGAAGTTCATCAAAGAAGCCACCTGA
- a CDS encoding cytochrome b/b6 domain-containing protein, giving the protein MTTASTDPSAPGLTNTDTRYGLVTKTVHWLTALLIVGVIATGSIAYDLSISDPVALDWKIRLYAVHKAIGLTIFFVALFRIAWAMSQPKPGMIGGEKKAQSFMAQLAHWTLYASLVLVPLTGWMTHAATEGFAPIPWPFGQNLFFIPEDPELANTLAGAHLLFQRLMVIAILLHIAGALKHHFIDKDATLRRMWFGRPHLPRVSPTPHTALPAVTAAAIFAAVGTAAALVPVKGGVDAVALEEVASDWRVLDGEIEIEVTQLGTPVTGTFADWTAAIAFDPEAEGDVKGNAEVTVSIGSLTLGSVTSQAMGADFFNVEAFPTATVSGDIVAVGDGYELQGTIRIKETEAPLSLPFDLLLEGDTAEASGSVTLDRMTFAIGTGTDEGSLGLGVDVRIGLTATNAADDDAGTS; this is encoded by the coding sequence ATGACTACAGCCAGCACCGACCCCTCAGCGCCCGGCCTAACCAACACCGACACGCGCTATGGCCTCGTCACCAAGACCGTCCATTGGCTCACCGCGCTCCTCATCGTCGGTGTCATCGCCACAGGCAGCATCGCCTATGACCTCTCGATCTCCGATCCGGTCGCCCTCGACTGGAAGATCCGGCTCTATGCCGTGCACAAGGCCATCGGCCTCACGATCTTCTTCGTGGCGCTCTTCCGGATCGCATGGGCCATGTCGCAGCCAAAGCCCGGGATGATCGGGGGAGAGAAGAAGGCGCAGAGCTTCATGGCGCAGCTCGCCCATTGGACGCTCTACGCCTCCCTCGTGCTCGTGCCGCTCACGGGCTGGATGACGCATGCCGCCACGGAGGGCTTTGCACCGATCCCCTGGCCGTTCGGGCAAAACCTCTTCTTCATCCCCGAGGATCCGGAGCTCGCAAACACGCTGGCGGGCGCACACCTGCTTTTCCAGCGGCTGATGGTGATCGCGATCCTGCTTCATATCGCGGGCGCGCTGAAGCACCACTTCATCGACAAGGATGCCACCCTGCGCCGCATGTGGTTTGGCCGCCCCCACCTGCCCCGCGTCTCGCCCACGCCGCACACGGCGCTTCCTGCCGTGACGGCCGCGGCGATCTTCGCAGCCGTCGGGACGGCCGCCGCACTCGTGCCTGTGAAAGGCGGCGTGGACGCCGTGGCGCTCGAGGAGGTGGCCTCTGACTGGCGCGTCCTCGACGGCGAGATCGAAATCGAGGTGACCCAGCTTGGCACGCCCGTGACCGGCACCTTCGCAGACTGGACGGCGGCCATCGCCTTCGACCCGGAGGCCGAGGGCGATGTGAAGGGCAACGCGGAGGTCACCGTCTCCATCGGCTCGCTCACGCTGGGCTCCGTGACGAGCCAGGCCATGGGCGCGGATTTCTTCAACGTCGAAGCGTTCCCCACCGCCACCGTGTCGGGCGATATCGTCGCGGTGGGCGACGGCTACGAATTGCAGGGCACGATCCGCATCAAGGAGACGGAAGCGCCGCTGTCGCTGCCCTTCGATCTCTTGCTTGAGGGCGATACGGCAGAGGCGAGCGGGTCCGTAACTCTCGATCGCATGACCTTCGCCATCGGCACGGGCACCGATGAAGGCAGCCTCGGCCTCGGCGTCGATGTCCGCATCGGGCTCACGGCCACCAACGCCGCGGACGACGACGCCGGCACGTCCTGA
- the rplI gene encoding 50S ribosomal protein L9 codes for MDIILLERVAKLGQMGEVVSVKEGYARNFLIPQGKALRANEINLARFEAEKAQLEARNLETKKEAESLATKLDGETFVVIRSASDAGSLYGSVTPRDAADAATEAGFTVDKKQIALTGPIKELGLHDLTVQLHPEVDATITLNVARSQEEAELQASGKSIQDLAAEEEAEAEFEIAELFEDIGAATSDDEELATQVEEAPAEDESADDKD; via the coding sequence ATGGATATCATTCTTCTGGAACGCGTGGCCAAGCTCGGCCAGATGGGCGAAGTCGTCTCCGTCAAGGAGGGCTATGCCCGCAACTTCCTGATCCCGCAGGGCAAGGCGCTGCGCGCCAACGAGATCAACCTCGCCCGCTTCGAGGCCGAGAAGGCGCAGCTCGAGGCCCGCAACCTCGAGACGAAGAAGGAGGCCGAAAGCCTAGCCACCAAGCTTGATGGCGAGACCTTCGTTGTCATCCGCTCGGCCTCCGACGCGGGCTCGCTCTACGGCTCCGTCACGCCCCGTGACGCGGCAGACGCCGCCACCGAGGCCGGCTTTACCGTCGACAAGAAGCAGATCGCGCTGACCGGCCCGATCAAGGAGCTCGGGCTCCATGATCTGACCGTGCAGCTCCACCCGGAAGTGGACGCCACGATCACGCTCAACGTCGCACGCTCGCAGGAAGAGGCGGAGCTTCAGGCCTCCGGCAAGTCCATTCAGGACCTCGCCGCCGAGGAAGAGGCAGAAGCCGAATTCGAGATCGCCGAGCTCTTCGAGGATATCGGCGCAGCGACGTCCGACGATGAGGAACTCGCCACGCAAGTGGAGGAGGCTCCGGCCGAGGACGAAAGCGCGGACGACAAGGACTAG
- the mltG gene encoding endolytic transglycosylase MltG, which translates to MWRHIASNALSIFVVGLFLLGGLILWGIGRYEAEGPLTRAICLQVAPGSTLTRVATQLEAEEAISSRAIFRMAGDYTEKARELKAGSFLIPEGSSMAEILDLVTASGQSTCGTEVVYRVGVTELNVQVRELDPESQRFVERAEFVPAEEPLPEVYVSAKDTADTRYRIAIAEGVTSWQIVTSLRDIDVLSGPADEIPAEGAMAPDSYEVVPGTERQALVDAMVEAQTERLAGAWQNREEGLPYETPDEALIMASIIEKETALAEERGQVASVFVNRLERGMRLQTDPTVIYGITRGQGVLGRGIRQSELRRETPWNTYVIDGLPPTPIANPGLASIEAALNPDETPFIFFVADGTGGHAFAETLAEHNENVARWRAIEAERANSE; encoded by the coding sequence ATGTGGCGACACATCGCCTCCAACGCGTTGTCGATCTTCGTGGTGGGGCTTTTCCTGCTGGGCGGCCTGATCCTCTGGGGCATCGGGCGCTATGAGGCGGAGGGGCCGCTGACGCGCGCCATCTGTCTCCAGGTCGCGCCGGGCTCGACGCTAACGCGCGTGGCGACACAGCTCGAAGCCGAGGAAGCGATCTCGAGCCGCGCCATATTTCGCATGGCCGGCGATTACACTGAGAAGGCGCGCGAGTTGAAAGCGGGCTCGTTCCTCATCCCCGAGGGCTCTTCCATGGCCGAGATCCTCGATCTCGTCACCGCGAGCGGGCAGAGCACCTGCGGGACCGAGGTCGTCTACCGCGTGGGCGTGACCGAGCTCAACGTGCAGGTGCGCGAGCTCGATCCCGAAAGCCAGCGCTTCGTGGAGCGGGCGGAATTCGTGCCCGCCGAGGAGCCTTTGCCGGAGGTCTATGTTTCGGCAAAGGATACTGCTGACACGCGCTACCGCATCGCCATCGCCGAAGGCGTGACCAGCTGGCAGATCGTGACCTCCCTGCGCGACATCGACGTACTCTCCGGCCCGGCGGACGAGATCCCCGCGGAAGGCGCGATGGCGCCTGACAGCTACGAGGTCGTCCCCGGCACGGAGCGGCAGGCGCTGGTGGACGCGATGGTCGAGGCGCAGACCGAGCGCCTCGCGGGCGCATGGCAGAACCGGGAGGAGGGCCTGCCCTACGAGACCCCGGACGAGGCGCTGATCATGGCTTCCATCATCGAGAAGGAGACCGCGCTCGCCGAAGAGCGGGGGCAGGTGGCCTCCGTCTTCGTGAACCGGCTCGAGCGCGGGATGCGGCTTCAGACCGACCCGACGGTGATCTACGGGATCACCCGCGGGCAGGGCGTGCTGGGCCGCGGCATCCGGCAGAGCGAGCTCCGGCGCGAGACGCCGTGGAACACCTATGTCATCGACGGGCTGCCGCCCACGCCCATTGCCAACCCGGGTCTCGCGAGCATCGAGGCGGCGCTCAATCCCGACGAGACGCCCTTCATCTTCTTCGTGGCCGACGGCACCGGGGGGCATGCCTTTGCAGAGACGCTGGCGGAGCACAATGAGAACGTCGCGCGCTGGCGCGCCATCGAGGCAGAGCGGGCGAACTCGGAATAA
- the tig gene encoding trigger factor, which translates to MQVTETLNEGLKRGYTITLPASELDDQVTAKLKEAQPDIEMKGFRKGKVPLALLKKQFGDRVLGEALQETIDGAMSKHFEDSGDRPAMQPDVKMTKEDWKPGDDVEVAMSYEALPEMPDVDLKGLKLEKMVAKADDAAVTEALESLAENAQNFEDRKKGSKAKDGDQVTMDFLGKVDGEAFEGGAAEDYPLVLGSNSFIPGFEEQLVGVKAGEEKDVTVSFPEDYQAAHLAGKEAVFSCTIKAVKAPKKAEINDDLAKQFGAEDLAALKGQVSERLEAEYSGAARAVQKRALLDELDKVVEMELPPSLVDAEAGQIAHQLWHEENPEVEGHDHAKVEPTDEHKSLAQRRVKLGLLLAELGRKAEVEVSDAEMTQAIMNAARQYPGQERQFFEFVQQNQQMQQQLRAPVFEDKVVDYIFELATVTEKEVSKDDLQKAVEALEEE; encoded by the coding sequence ATGCAGGTCACAGAAACACTGAACGAAGGCCTCAAGCGGGGCTACACGATCACCCTCCCGGCAAGCGAGCTCGACGATCAGGTCACGGCCAAGCTCAAGGAAGCGCAGCCCGACATCGAGATGAAGGGCTTCCGCAAGGGCAAGGTCCCGCTGGCGCTGCTGAAAAAGCAGTTCGGCGACCGGGTGCTTGGCGAGGCGCTGCAGGAAACGATCGACGGCGCGATGTCGAAGCATTTCGAGGATAGCGGCGACCGCCCGGCGATGCAGCCGGACGTCAAGATGACGAAGGAAGACTGGAAGCCCGGCGACGATGTCGAGGTGGCCATGTCCTACGAGGCACTCCCGGAGATGCCGGATGTCGATCTGAAGGGCCTGAAGCTCGAGAAGATGGTCGCCAAGGCCGATGACGCCGCGGTGACCGAGGCGCTCGAGAGCCTCGCCGAGAACGCGCAGAACTTCGAGGACCGCAAGAAGGGCTCCAAGGCCAAGGACGGTGACCAGGTCACCATGGACTTCCTCGGCAAGGTCGATGGCGAGGCCTTCGAAGGCGGCGCGGCGGAGGATTACCCGCTCGTCCTTGGCTCGAACTCCTTCATCCCCGGCTTTGAAGAGCAGCTCGTGGGCGTGAAGGCGGGCGAGGAGAAGGACGTGACCGTCTCTTTCCCCGAGGATTACCAGGCCGCGCATCTCGCCGGCAAAGAGGCTGTCTTCTCCTGCACGATCAAGGCGGTGAAGGCTCCGAAGAAGGCCGAGATCAACGACGACCTCGCCAAGCAGTTCGGCGCAGAGGATCTCGCCGCCCTGAAGGGCCAGGTCTCCGAGCGCCTCGAGGCGGAGTATTCCGGCGCCGCGCGCGCGGTGCAGAAGCGTGCGCTTCTCGATGAGCTCGACAAGGTCGTGGAGATGGAGCTTCCGCCGTCCCTCGTGGATGCCGAGGCGGGCCAGATCGCCCACCAGCTCTGGCACGAGGAGAACCCGGAGGTCGAGGGCCACGATCATGCCAAGGTCGAGCCCACCGATGAGCACAAGAGCCTCGCGCAGCGGCGCGTGAAGCTCGGGCTGCTTCTCGCGGAGCTCGGACGGAAGGCGGAGGTCGAGGTCTCGGACGCGGAGATGACGCAGGCCATCATGAATGCCGCGCGGCAATACCCGGGCCAGGAGCGCCAGTTCTTCGAGTTCGTGCAGCAGAACCAGCAGATGCAGCAGCAGCTGCGCGCGCCGGTCTTCGAGGACAAGGTCGTGGACTACATCTTCGAGCTGGCCACGGTGACCGAGAAAGAGGTGTCGAAGGACGACCTGCAGAAGGCCGTCGAGGCTCTCGAAGAAGAATAG
- the fabD gene encoding ACP S-malonyltransferase, translated as MRAWVFPGQGAQAIGMGRALAEAYPAARAVFDEVDEALGEKLSTLIWEGEAEALTLTANAQPALMATSLAAVRALEAEGHNVGQAAFVAGHSLGEYSALAAAGTLSIADTARLLRIRGTAMQEAVPVGVGAMAALLGLDFETATAVAADAADGEVCQAANDNDPAQVVVSGHKGAVERAVELAKEKGAKRAVMLPVSAPFHCALMEPAARAMEAALAEVEMADPAVPLVANVRAEAVTDAATIRTLLVAQVTGSVRWRESVGFMAANGVTEIWEVGAGKALSGMIRRIERCIDTKAIGTPDDVAALKGA; from the coding sequence ATGCGGGCATGGGTATTTCCGGGGCAGGGGGCACAGGCCATCGGCATGGGCCGGGCGCTGGCGGAGGCCTACCCGGCGGCACGGGCCGTCTTTGACGAGGTGGACGAGGCGCTGGGTGAAAAGCTCTCGACGCTCATCTGGGAGGGCGAGGCCGAGGCGCTCACGCTGACGGCCAATGCCCAGCCCGCGCTCATGGCGACGTCGCTCGCCGCCGTCCGCGCACTGGAGGCCGAGGGGCACAACGTGGGCCAGGCTGCCTTCGTGGCGGGTCATTCGCTGGGCGAATACTCTGCGCTCGCTGCCGCCGGCACGCTCTCCATCGCCGACACCGCGCGCCTCCTGCGCATCCGCGGAACAGCGATGCAGGAGGCCGTGCCGGTGGGTGTGGGAGCCATGGCCGCGCTTCTCGGGCTCGATTTCGAGACGGCCACGGCCGTGGCGGCGGACGCCGCCGATGGCGAAGTCTGCCAGGCCGCCAATGATAACGATCCCGCGCAGGTCGTCGTCTCGGGCCACAAGGGCGCCGTGGAACGCGCCGTCGAGCTCGCCAAGGAAAAGGGAGCGAAGCGCGCCGTGATGCTGCCGGTAAGCGCGCCGTTCCATTGCGCACTCATGGAGCCCGCCGCTCGCGCCATGGAAGCAGCGCTCGCCGAAGTAGAGATGGCCGACCCCGCCGTGCCGCTCGTGGCCAATGTGCGCGCCGAGGCTGTGACGGATGCCGCCACGATCCGCACGCTGCTCGTGGCGCAGGTCACCGGCTCCGTGCGCTGGCGCGAGAGCGTGGGCTTCATGGCCGCAAACGGCGTCACCGAGATTTGGGAAGTGGGCGCAGGCAAGGCGCTCTCCGGCATGATCCGCCGCATCGAGCGGTGCATCGACACCAAAGCCATCGGCACGCCGGACGACGTCGCCGCGCTGAAAGGAGCCTGA
- a CDS encoding YceI family protein yields the protein MKSTVLATAFAALTAGTAFADGHLQAYTLDPAHSAIQMSWGHGDFSSTYGMFFEVNGEMMIDFDNPENTTVSISVPLEDLVVDPTLKGHLASDNFFGGYDGKMVEFTSTSVNVTGENTAEVTGDLTIAGTTSEVTIDTVFNARGAGPTGGEIAGFTGSTTILRSDFGIDWFTPFVSDEVAVEVSIEASPAS from the coding sequence ATGAAATCCACTGTCCTTGCCACCGCCTTTGCCGCGCTCACCGCCGGCACTGCGTTCGCTGATGGCCACCTGCAAGCCTACACGCTCGACCCTGCCCACTCCGCCATCCAGATGAGCTGGGGCCACGGCGACTTCTCTTCGACCTACGGCATGTTCTTCGAAGTGAACGGCGAGATGATGATCGACTTCGACAATCCCGAGAACACCACCGTGTCGATTTCGGTTCCGCTCGAGGATCTCGTGGTGGACCCGACGTTGAAAGGACACCTCGCCTCCGACAACTTCTTCGGCGGCTATGACGGCAAGATGGTGGAGTTCACCTCCACCTCCGTGAACGTCACCGGCGAGAACACCGCCGAGGTCACCGGTGATCTGACGATTGCGGGCACGACCTCCGAGGTCACGATCGACACAGTCTTCAATGCGCGCGGCGCTGGCCCCACCGGCGGCGAGATCGCGGGCTTCACAGGTTCCACCACGATCCTGCGCTCTGATTTCGGGATCGACTGGTTCACGCCGTTCGTGTCCGACGAGGTGGCCGTCGAGGTCTCCATCGAAGCTTCGCCAGCCTCGTAA